From Acetobacteroides hydrogenigenes, one genomic window encodes:
- a CDS encoding VOC family protein has translation MRRVTGIGGIFFKCKDPQTMRAWYRAHLGLDTDDYGTNFEWRQGRNPSLKGFTQWSPFASDTSYFDPSASHFMVSYRVENVEELVALLVDEGVIVLDSVETFEYGKFVHILDVEGNKVELWEPNDDEYDKLVVGRTL, from the coding sequence ATGAGGCGTGTTACTGGCATTGGCGGTATCTTTTTTAAGTGTAAAGATCCGCAAACGATGAGAGCTTGGTATAGAGCGCATTTGGGGCTCGATACCGACGATTATGGGACTAACTTTGAGTGGCGACAGGGGCGAAACCCTTCGCTAAAAGGGTTTACCCAGTGGAGCCCGTTTGCTTCGGATACGTCGTACTTTGATCCATCGGCTAGCCATTTTATGGTTAGCTATCGGGTCGAGAATGTAGAGGAGCTGGTTGCGCTGCTTGTGGACGAGGGGGTAATCGTTCTCGATTCAGTTGAAACCTTCGAGTACGGTAAGTTTGTTCATATCCTCGATGTGGAAGGGAATAAGGTGGAGCTGTGGGAGCCTAACGACGACGAGTACGATAAGCTGGTAGTTGGTAGAACCCTGTAA
- a CDS encoding serine hydrolase domain-containing protein, translating into MRKIFMVLAFLVGPLAGMAQLQSAIDSIVKKNQLMGISLLTYANGQITGTYHSGLRDYERNLPVTDSTMFRIASLSKLVTTTGLMVLYDQHRFKLDDDVSRYLGFTLRNPSFPEVPITFRMLMSHTASLNDGDGYDDFLGNIYSAAGAVPSVKELLLPGGRYYTPNMWLAHRPGSYFTYCNANFGIIAMLIERISGQRFDKYMRENILEPLGIAGGYNVADIGSIDNLAAIYRYKDGWKAQVDGYHGQRPNARNLSGYEVGTNGFLFGPQGGLRISALDLAKIMLLHLNGGTYSGKRLLKRSTIALMHKPQWRYNGTNGDTNGGLFQCWGLSVQLGTNTPKGDVAIEGIPLIGHAGDAYGLISGLYFDPKRGVGLVFMTNGTVSGAKPGAHSGYFALEEDIFRAVAPYFMSLK; encoded by the coding sequence ATGAGAAAAATATTTATGGTTCTGGCCTTTCTTGTTGGGCCTCTGGCGGGCATGGCGCAGCTGCAGTCCGCTATCGATTCCATTGTGAAGAAGAACCAGCTAATGGGCATTAGTCTGCTTACCTACGCTAATGGCCAGATTACTGGCACCTACCACTCGGGCTTGCGCGACTACGAGCGTAACCTCCCGGTTACCGATAGCACCATGTTCCGCATTGCATCGCTCTCTAAGCTGGTAACCACCACGGGGCTGATGGTGCTGTACGACCAACACCGGTTTAAGCTCGACGATGACGTTAGCCGCTACTTGGGCTTTACACTTCGCAACCCCAGCTTTCCCGAGGTGCCCATCACCTTTCGTATGCTGATGTCGCACACCGCCAGCCTAAACGACGGCGATGGGTACGACGATTTTTTGGGTAATATCTACAGCGCAGCTGGGGCAGTGCCGTCGGTAAAGGAACTGCTGCTGCCCGGTGGTCGCTACTATACCCCAAACATGTGGCTGGCGCATAGGCCTGGCAGCTACTTTACCTACTGCAATGCGAACTTCGGAATTATCGCCATGCTTATCGAGCGCATTAGCGGTCAGCGATTCGACAAGTACATGCGCGAAAATATTTTAGAGCCCCTAGGAATAGCTGGCGGCTACAACGTGGCCGACATCGGGAGCATTGATAACCTTGCCGCCATCTACCGCTATAAGGATGGGTGGAAGGCTCAGGTTGATGGCTACCATGGGCAACGCCCTAATGCCCGCAACCTTTCGGGGTACGAGGTGGGCACCAACGGCTTCCTATTTGGGCCACAAGGCGGACTGCGCATCTCTGCGCTCGATTTGGCTAAGATTATGCTGCTGCACCTTAATGGCGGAACCTACTCTGGGAAACGCCTACTTAAGCGTAGTACAATTGCGCTTATGCATAAGCCCCAGTGGCGCTACAACGGCACGAATGGCGATACCAACGGTGGCTTGTTCCAATGCTGGGGGCTTAGCGTTCAGCTGGGAACCAACACCCCAAAAGGCGATGTTGCCATTGAGGGGATTCCGCTGATAGGCCATGCTGGCGATGCCTATGGCCTAATTTCGGGATTGTATTTTGATCCAAAGCGAGGAGTTGGTCTCGTGTTTATGACTAACGGTACGGTTTCTGGGGCTAAGCCTGGTGCGCATTCGGGGTATTTTGCGCTCGAAGAGGATATCTTTAGGGCGGTGGCTCCCTATTTTATGTCGCTGAAGTAG
- a CDS encoding PEP/pyruvate-binding domain-containing protein, which translates to MIDSIPEGKELSPSTIEFADTSFHKLMPRRIHKVLLICSSYDAFILEEDGRIEEQIFKEYVSLNLRYPPNFYKVSSGQEALERLKTESFDLIISMLNIGEMDIFSLSHTFKELDPDTPIVVLTHFSREVSMKMEKEDLSAIDYVFCWLGNADLLLAIIKLIEDKMNADNDLLDIGVQAIILVEDSVRYYSSYLPNLYKVVLNQSRNFVREAVNEQQQNLRMRGRPKILLATTYDEAMELYDKYKNNLLGVVSDVSFKVNHRRDSKTRAGITLCKVIRREDPYMPFIFQSSDLNNKSVAEDLGAGFIHKYSKTLSHELIEYVREYFFFGSFKFVDPVTKTVIYEAHNLKTLCEALMNIPDESLYYHASHNHLSKWLFARALFPIAELFKSLQATDFADMGALREYVSRAINQYRLETGRGVIGKFNRNDYNEQLQISRIGEGSLGGKARGLAFIDMMLKKYNLFNKYEGVVINIPRSTIISTEFFDQFMEENKLYKYARTEETDAKILKRFIRAKLPNELVEDLRVFIRNVKNPIAVRSSSKLEDSYYQPFAGIYSTYMIPRVEDDEECLHMLVQAIKSVYASVFYASSRGYIFATSNVLDEEKMGVVLQEVCGTRHENLYYPTFSGVARSINFYPLGVESSHDGVASVAFGLGKFIVDGGMTMRFSPKHPKHLLQLSTPQMALRDTQRMFYALDLDPAAFTISTDDGVNLQRLEIDTKSNYEGMQHVASFYDSRDDMVRDYYQPSGWRIISFAQILKYGTFPLAEILNELLALCQKEMNSPIEIEFAVNFDVEPGQPKVFNFLQIRPIVENEEMEDLQIGQMSSDDALLYSNSALGHGVMEGIRSVVYVRPEAFDSAYTRQIAEDLEKINKTYKDKGEYYVLVGPGRWGSSDPWLGIPVKWPQISEARLIVECGLQNFRVDPSQGSHFFQNITSFRVGYFTINPFMDDGKFDVSILDSLPATFENKYIREVVLEKPLTIIVDGRNNRGIVNL; encoded by the coding sequence ATGATTGACTCCATTCCCGAGGGCAAAGAGCTAAGCCCTTCCACCATAGAGTTTGCCGATACTTCGTTTCATAAGCTTATGCCGCGTCGCATCCACAAGGTGCTGCTCATCTGTAGCAGCTACGACGCCTTTATTCTAGAGGAAGACGGACGGATCGAAGAGCAGATATTTAAAGAGTACGTTTCGTTGAACCTTCGCTATCCGCCTAACTTCTACAAGGTAAGTTCGGGGCAAGAGGCTCTCGAACGGCTTAAAACGGAATCGTTCGACCTCATCATCTCGATGCTAAATATTGGCGAGATGGATATCTTCTCGCTATCGCATACGTTCAAGGAACTAGACCCCGATACGCCTATCGTGGTGCTAACCCACTTCTCGCGCGAGGTGTCCATGAAGATGGAGAAGGAGGACCTTTCGGCCATCGACTACGTTTTCTGCTGGTTGGGGAATGCCGACTTGCTGCTCGCCATCATAAAGCTGATTGAAGACAAGATGAATGCCGATAACGATCTTTTGGATATTGGCGTTCAAGCCATCATTCTGGTGGAAGACTCCGTGCGCTACTACTCGTCGTATCTGCCCAACCTCTACAAGGTGGTGCTAAACCAGTCGCGCAACTTCGTTCGTGAGGCTGTGAACGAGCAGCAGCAGAATCTGCGCATGCGCGGGCGGCCCAAGATTCTGCTGGCTACCACTTACGACGAGGCTATGGAACTTTACGACAAGTATAAGAATAATCTGCTGGGCGTTGTTTCGGATGTAAGCTTTAAGGTGAACCACCGTCGCGACTCCAAAACGAGGGCGGGCATTACGCTCTGCAAGGTAATCCGCCGCGAAGATCCCTACATGCCCTTCATCTTTCAGTCGTCCGACCTCAACAACAAGAGCGTGGCTGAAGATCTAGGAGCCGGCTTTATTCATAAGTACTCGAAAACGCTCTCGCACGAGCTTATCGAGTACGTTAGGGAGTACTTCTTTTTTGGCAGCTTCAAGTTTGTCGATCCGGTAACTAAGACGGTGATTTACGAGGCGCACAATCTGAAGACGCTCTGCGAGGCGCTCATGAATATCCCCGATGAGTCGCTCTACTACCATGCCAGCCACAACCACCTTAGCAAGTGGCTCTTTGCTCGAGCGCTTTTTCCTATAGCCGAACTCTTCAAGAGCCTTCAGGCAACCGACTTTGCTGATATGGGTGCGCTACGCGAGTATGTCTCTAGGGCCATCAACCAGTATCGATTGGAGACGGGCAGAGGCGTAATTGGTAAGTTTAATCGGAACGACTACAACGAGCAGCTACAGATATCGCGTATTGGAGAGGGGTCGCTTGGTGGTAAGGCCCGTGGATTAGCCTTCATCGACATGATGCTCAAAAAGTATAACCTATTTAATAAGTACGAGGGAGTTGTTATTAACATTCCTCGCAGCACGATAATCTCCACCGAATTCTTCGACCAGTTTATGGAGGAGAATAAGCTTTATAAGTATGCCCGAACCGAAGAGACGGATGCTAAAATTCTAAAGCGATTCATAAGGGCAAAGCTGCCCAACGAACTTGTAGAGGATTTGCGCGTGTTTATCCGTAACGTAAAAAATCCAATAGCGGTTCGTTCTTCTAGTAAACTAGAAGATTCGTACTATCAACCCTTTGCCGGAATCTACAGCACCTACATGATTCCTCGTGTCGAAGACGACGAAGAATGCCTGCATATGCTGGTGCAAGCAATAAAGAGCGTTTATGCATCGGTTTTCTATGCGAGTAGTCGCGGATACATCTTCGCAACGTCCAATGTACTCGACGAGGAAAAAATGGGCGTGGTGCTTCAGGAGGTTTGCGGGACAAGGCACGAGAACTTGTACTATCCCACCTTTTCGGGAGTTGCTCGCTCCATCAACTTCTACCCGCTTGGAGTTGAGTCGTCGCACGATGGAGTTGCCTCTGTAGCCTTTGGACTGGGTAAGTTTATTGTTGATGGAGGAATGACCATGCGCTTCTCTCCCAAGCATCCTAAGCATCTGCTGCAGCTAAGTACGCCACAGATGGCCCTACGCGATACTCAGCGGATGTTTTATGCCCTCGATCTAGATCCTGCCGCGTTCACCATTTCCACCGATGATGGTGTAAACCTCCAACGGTTGGAAATCGACACGAAGAGCAACTACGAAGGGATGCAACATGTTGCCTCGTTCTACGATTCGCGTGACGATATGGTCCGAGACTACTACCAGCCCAGCGGTTGGCGTATCATCAGCTTTGCCCAAATACTAAAGTATGGGACGTTCCCATTAGCCGAAATCCTGAACGAGCTGCTTGCGCTCTGCCAAAAAGAGATGAACTCGCCTATTGAAATCGAGTTCGCCGTAAATTTTGATGTAGAACCAGGCCAGCCAAAGGTGTTTAACTTTTTGCAAATACGCCCGATTGTCGAGAACGAGGAGATGGAGGATCTGCAAATCGGGCAGATGTCCTCTGATGATGCGCTTCTTTATTCAAATTCAGCGTTGGGCCATGGAGTAATGGAGGGGATTCGAAGTGTGGTTTACGTGCGGCCAGAGGCGTTTGATTCCGCTTATACTCGCCAAATTGCCGAAGACTTGGAGAAAATCAACAAAACGTACAAGGATAAGGGCGAATACTACGTGCTTGTAGGGCCTGGCCGCTGGGGGTCTAGCGACCCTTGGTTAGGGATTCCGGTGAAGTGGCCTCAGATATCAGAAGCTAGGCTTATAGTAGAGTGCGGCCTTCAGAATTTTAGGGTTGATCCTAGTCAGGGAAGCCACTTTTTCCAGAATATAACCTCATTCCGCGTGGGGTACTTTACCATCAACCCGTTTATGGACGATGGAAAGTTTGACGTTTCTATTCTTGATTCGTTACCTGCTACGTTCGAAAACAAGTATATACGAGAGGTGGTTCTTGAAAAACCATTAACGATAATTGTTGATGGAAGGAATAATAGGGGCATTGTTAATCTATGA